The proteins below come from a single Poecilia reticulata strain Guanapo linkage group LG5, Guppy_female_1.0+MT, whole genome shotgun sequence genomic window:
- the sfi1 gene encoding protein SFI1 homolog isoform X1: MQGESVQNSDRVRLRPFRSEGESRQMRRVQTRKVPYRVGYNWNKGGRLKELRIRHLARKFLKIWMHNTFGRVLPLQARSHYSRGLLRRAFETWRDDWWTSRREWSLLMRAECHYRYYLLNLAFYGWRNFTSLQRQKKDKLQHAQSLANRRLVRVALNRWKVFIEIRRGHWRMLESFLERKRLSDLHSVWNLWQTRLQKQQHLMMLEDQAQKQRALSLQSKAWSLWKETHRTASYQKEEESKAALYFIVRLKTRAFCRWKSFASHQKTKKDTQAVAQRACRLRLVRKYWREWRKALSHEQNEERRLRVANRLAVQSTRRRVLVHWKAYVQLCREEAERNQTACQHFQHHLLRAGLRGLALNVSWNKARRLNNNMAVQHRQQTMLAKCWRLWTDRLEEVEDQSFQPLIDKALNIYRVFLLRRCFHHWRETFAEQIHMQEVECRADVWFAERTLPRCFQSWVEFTLQGQLREQRRLEAEAVNRKRQFAWVFYTWWGRSEKHKEEKLSERMAVLHDEQRCARGAWLRWRGRVQQQIREAEKQEASRRLHTHRLLHNTLVQWRNHSSEIRDRRTRELQACLQGDLRRLRWAVEKWKKFVQKRRMKKSRLKEIRDYYEAKLLKQSFLALENHRFEMSLMCERAKELQQQRTQIFLRKSLTAWREKAELLAEVRLAEQQAQGHFQQSVRQKVFHAWREVTRRALLKRHQQRELLRQAQKTLNEARLRLIFRQWRERTTEARTLRMNMEKARRHHNSKLLSTTLNAWSNYHCQQQRVKVMKRQGLLLLRFKMYQKFFERWKTKLQHRCREANQTERALWHWSLTLQAKVLQGWRLWVTEQRSKREHAARAAQVYRDQLLREGVTYILTYAAHMNDLTASLTQLSQEQRSQRLQRVVRRCAMRWKRRALGKSQKEQEVRAQPQKKSVTFCLPGPGDGSTPHSAEQEAEALGGPTEAALKPSQTGFISGAESPLESRTQDLLLPPSAFMTSKMQESLDSSGLRENPFVSLREFETCSTHLPAGFQDPNLKNSPEKEASVLMRELLSVRTDMKNFQQSKKQLRAWCKLRDVLQSWLQTSAEDEQVEKSAVCEELKELEKRIQQLSTELEKQKPTILLHVERIQHLQTVVSTAGVYPLC; encoded by the exons ATGCAAGGCGAATCCGTCCAAAACTCAGACCGGGTAAGACTGCGACCCTTCAGATCTGAGGGTGAATCTAGACAGATGCGCAGAGTTCAGACCAGGAAGGTTCCTTACAGAGTGGGATACAACTGGAACAAGGGAGGGAGACTCAAGGAGCTCAGGATAAG ACACTTGGCGAGAAAATTCCTGAAGATATGGATGCACAACACCTTTGGTCGAGTTCTACCCCTGCAAGCCAG GTCCCACTACAGTAGAGGCCTCCTGAGACGAGCCTTTGAAACATGGAGGGACGACTGGTGGACATCCAGGAGGGAATGGAGTCTTCTAATGAGAGCAGAGTGCCACTACAG GTATTACCTGTTAAACCTGGCATTTTATGGGTGGAGGAATTTTACATctctgcagagacagaaaaaggatAAATTACAACATGCACAATCATTAG CTAATAGGCGACTGGTCCGAGTGGCTTTGAACAGATGGAAGGTTTTCATTGAGATCAGGAGAGGACATTGGAGGATGCTTGAATCCTTCCTTGAGCGGAAGAGGCTTTCGGATTTGCA CTCAGTGTGGAATTTGTGGCAGACGAGgctgcagaagcagcagcacctCATGATGTTAGAGGATCAAGCACAAAAGCAAAGGGCGCTGAGCTTACAGAGCAAG GCATGGAGTCTCTGGAAAGAGACTCATAGAACTGCTTCTTAccagaaagaagaagaatccAAAGCAGCTCTCTACTTCATTGTCCGCCTTAAGACAAGAGCATTTTGTCGGTGGAAGAGTTTCGCCTCCCATCAGAAGACCAAGAAAGACACACAAG CCGTGGCTCAGCGCGCCTGTCGTCTCCGCCTGGTCAGGAAGTATTGGAGGGAATGGAGAAAAGCTCTGAGTCACGAACAGAATGAAGAGAGGCGCTTGCGAGTTGCAAACCGCTTGGCTGTTCAGAGCACTCGACGCAGAGTGCTGGTGCACTGGAAAGCCT ATGTTCAGCTGTGcagagaagaagcagagaggaaCCAGACAGCATGTCAGCATTTCCAGCATCATTTACTG CGCGCTGGACTGCGGGGGCTCGCTCTGAACGTCAGCTGGAACAAAGCGCGGCGACTCAACAACAACATGGCCGTCCAGCACCGTCAACAAACA ATGCTGGCAAAGTGCTGGAGGCTGTGGACGGATCGACTGGAGGAGGTTGAGGATCAGAGCTTTCAGCCCCTAATCGACAAGGCGCTGAATATTTACAG GGTTTTCTTGCTGAGGCGTTGCTTCCACCACTGGAGAGAAACGTTTGCTGAACAGATCCATATGCAG GAAGTGGAGTGTCGCGCGGACGTTTGGTTTGCTGAGCGGACCTTACCCCGGTGTTTCCAGTCTTGGGTGGAGTTCACTCTGCAGGGACAGCTGCGAGAACAGAGAAGACTCGAAGCCGAAGCCGTCAATCG GAAGCGTCAGTTCGCCTGGGTGTTTTACACCTGGTGGGGACGGTCAGAGAAGCACAAGGAGGAGAAGCTCTCTGAGCGGATG GCGGTTCTGCATGACGAGCAGCGCTGCGCGCGGGGAGCCTGGCTGCGGTGGAGAGGACGCgtgcagcagcagatcagagaggcagagaaacaggaagctTCGCGCCGTCTGCACACTCACAGGCTTCTGCACAACACGCTGGTGCAGTGGAGGAACCACAGCTCTGAGATCAGAGACAG GAGAACCAGAGAGCTGCAGGCCTGCCTTCAGGGGGATTTACGCAGACTGCGGTGGGCTGTAGAGAAATGGAAGAAG TTTGTTCAGAAGCGGCGAATGAAGAAAAGCAGACTGAAGGAGATTCGAGACTACTATGAAGCTAAACTTCTCAAACAAAGCTTCCTGGCCTTGGAG AATCACCGCTTTGAGATGTCTCTGATGTGTGAACGTGCAAAGGAGCTTCAACAGCAGCGAACGCAGATTTTCCTCAG GAAATCTCTAACAGCATGGAGGgagaaagcagagctgctggcTGAGGTTCGACTCGCAGAGCAACAAGCCCAGGGGCATTTCCAACAATCCGTTCGGCAGAAG GTTTTTCATGCTTGGAGAGAAGTAACGAGACGTGCACTGTTGAAGCGCCACCAGCAGAGGGAGTTGCTCAGGCAGGCTCAGAAAACACTCAATGAAG ctcgGCTGCGGCTGATTTTCAGACAGTGGAGGGAACGAACCACAGAGGCTCGGACGCTGAGGATGAACATGGAAAAGGCCAGAAGGCATCACAACTCCAAGCTGCTCTCTACAACCCTGAATGCATGGAGCAATTATCACTGCCAGCAACAGAGAGTCAAG GTCATGAAAAGACAAGGACTCCTGTTGCTGAGGTTTAAGATGTACCAGAAGTTCTTTGAGCGATGGAAAACAAAg CTGCAGCACAGATGCAGGGAGGCTAACCAGACGGAGCGAGCTCTCTGGCACTGGTCTCTCACCCTTCAGGCCAAG GTGTTGCAGGGATGGAGGCTCTGGGTGACAGAGCAGCGCAGCAAGCGGGAGCACGCAGCCAGAGCGGCGCAGGTATACAGAGACCAGCTGCTGAGGGAGGGCGTGACGTACATCCTCACGTACGCCGCGCACATGAACGACCTGACAGCGAGTCTGACGCAGCTCAGCCAGGAACAG AGATCGCAGCGCCTGCAGAGAGTCGTGAGGCGCTGCGCCATGCGGTGGAAGCGGCGGGCGTTGGGCAAATCACAAAAGGAGCAAGAAGTCAGAGCGCAGCCACAGAAGAAGAGTGTGACCTTCTGCTTGCCAGGTCCTGGCGACGGTTCCACGCCTCActcagcagagcaggaagctgAAGCACTTGGCGGCCC CACTGAAGCAGCACTGAAACCGAGTCAGACAGGCTTCATATCTGGAGCTGAGTCGCCTCTGGAGAGCAGAACTCAAGATCTTCTTCTGCCACCGTCAGCCTTCATGACCTCAAAGATGCAGGAATCT ttGGACAGTTCAGGTCTCAGAGAAAATCCATTTGTTTCCCTTCGTGAGTTTGAGACTTGCTCTACACACCTCCCAGCAGGTTTTCAAG ATCCCAATTTGAAAAATTCTCCTGAAAAAGAAGCATCGGTTCTGATGAGGGAGCTTCTCAGCGTTCGCACGGACATGAAGAACTTCCAGCAGAGCAAGAAGCAACTTcg GGCATGGTGCAAGCTGAGAGACGTGTTGCAGAGTTGGCTGCAGACGAGTGCAGAGGATGAACAAGTGGAAAAAAGCGCAGTTTGTGAGGAGCTGAAGGAG CTGGAGAAGCGCATTCAGCAACTGTCCACGGAGCTGGAAAAGCAGAAACCTACCATCCTGCTTCATGTGGAGAGGATCCAACATTTGCAGACTGTCGTCAGTACCGCAGGAGTTTATCCTCtctgttaa
- the sfi1 gene encoding protein SFI1 homolog isoform X2: MQGESVQNSDRVRLRPFRSEGESRQMRRVQTRKVPYRVGYNWNKGGRLKELRIRHLARKFLKIWMHNTFGRVLPLQARSHYSRGLLRRAFETWRDDWWTSRREWSLLMRAECHYRYYLLNLAFYGWRNFTSLQRQKKDKLQHAQSLANRRLVRVALNRWKVFIEIRRGHWRMLESFLERKRLSDLHSVWNLWQTRLQKQQHLMMLEDQAQKQRALSLQSKAWSLWKETHRTASYQKEEESKAALYFIVRLKTRAFCRWKSFASHQKTKKDTQAVAQRACRLRLVRKYWREWRKALSHEQNEERRLRVANRLAVQSTRRRVLVHWKAYVQLCREEAERNQTACQHFQHHLLRAGLRGLALNVSWNKARRLNNNMAVQHRQQTMLAKCWRLWTDRLEEVEDQSFQPLIDKALNIYRVFLLRRCFHHWRETFAEQIHMQEVECRADVWFAERTLPRCFQSWVEFTLQGQLREQRRLEAEAVNRKRQFAWVFYTWWGRSEKHKEEKLSERMAVLHDEQRCARGAWLRWRGRVQQQIREAEKQEASRRLHTHRLLHNTLVQWRNHSSEIRDRWRRSEFVQKRRMKKSRLKEIRDYYEAKLLKQSFLALENHRFEMSLMCERAKELQQQRTQIFLRKSLTAWREKAELLAEVRLAEQQAQGHFQQSVRQKVFHAWREVTRRALLKRHQQRELLRQAQKTLNEARLRLIFRQWRERTTEARTLRMNMEKARRHHNSKLLSTTLNAWSNYHCQQQRVKVMKRQGLLLLRFKMYQKFFERWKTKLQHRCREANQTERALWHWSLTLQAKVLQGWRLWVTEQRSKREHAARAAQVYRDQLLREGVTYILTYAAHMNDLTASLTQLSQEQRSQRLQRVVRRCAMRWKRRALGKSQKEQEVRAQPQKKSVTFCLPGPGDGSTPHSAEQEAEALGGPTEAALKPSQTGFISGAESPLESRTQDLLLPPSAFMTSKMQESLDSSGLRENPFVSLREFETCSTHLPAGFQDPNLKNSPEKEASVLMRELLSVRTDMKNFQQSKKQLRAWCKLRDVLQSWLQTSAEDEQVEKSAVCEELKELEKRIQQLSTELEKQKPTILLHVERIQHLQTVVSTAGVYPLC; this comes from the exons ATGCAAGGCGAATCCGTCCAAAACTCAGACCGGGTAAGACTGCGACCCTTCAGATCTGAGGGTGAATCTAGACAGATGCGCAGAGTTCAGACCAGGAAGGTTCCTTACAGAGTGGGATACAACTGGAACAAGGGAGGGAGACTCAAGGAGCTCAGGATAAG ACACTTGGCGAGAAAATTCCTGAAGATATGGATGCACAACACCTTTGGTCGAGTTCTACCCCTGCAAGCCAG GTCCCACTACAGTAGAGGCCTCCTGAGACGAGCCTTTGAAACATGGAGGGACGACTGGTGGACATCCAGGAGGGAATGGAGTCTTCTAATGAGAGCAGAGTGCCACTACAG GTATTACCTGTTAAACCTGGCATTTTATGGGTGGAGGAATTTTACATctctgcagagacagaaaaaggatAAATTACAACATGCACAATCATTAG CTAATAGGCGACTGGTCCGAGTGGCTTTGAACAGATGGAAGGTTTTCATTGAGATCAGGAGAGGACATTGGAGGATGCTTGAATCCTTCCTTGAGCGGAAGAGGCTTTCGGATTTGCA CTCAGTGTGGAATTTGTGGCAGACGAGgctgcagaagcagcagcacctCATGATGTTAGAGGATCAAGCACAAAAGCAAAGGGCGCTGAGCTTACAGAGCAAG GCATGGAGTCTCTGGAAAGAGACTCATAGAACTGCTTCTTAccagaaagaagaagaatccAAAGCAGCTCTCTACTTCATTGTCCGCCTTAAGACAAGAGCATTTTGTCGGTGGAAGAGTTTCGCCTCCCATCAGAAGACCAAGAAAGACACACAAG CCGTGGCTCAGCGCGCCTGTCGTCTCCGCCTGGTCAGGAAGTATTGGAGGGAATGGAGAAAAGCTCTGAGTCACGAACAGAATGAAGAGAGGCGCTTGCGAGTTGCAAACCGCTTGGCTGTTCAGAGCACTCGACGCAGAGTGCTGGTGCACTGGAAAGCCT ATGTTCAGCTGTGcagagaagaagcagagaggaaCCAGACAGCATGTCAGCATTTCCAGCATCATTTACTG CGCGCTGGACTGCGGGGGCTCGCTCTGAACGTCAGCTGGAACAAAGCGCGGCGACTCAACAACAACATGGCCGTCCAGCACCGTCAACAAACA ATGCTGGCAAAGTGCTGGAGGCTGTGGACGGATCGACTGGAGGAGGTTGAGGATCAGAGCTTTCAGCCCCTAATCGACAAGGCGCTGAATATTTACAG GGTTTTCTTGCTGAGGCGTTGCTTCCACCACTGGAGAGAAACGTTTGCTGAACAGATCCATATGCAG GAAGTGGAGTGTCGCGCGGACGTTTGGTTTGCTGAGCGGACCTTACCCCGGTGTTTCCAGTCTTGGGTGGAGTTCACTCTGCAGGGACAGCTGCGAGAACAGAGAAGACTCGAAGCCGAAGCCGTCAATCG GAAGCGTCAGTTCGCCTGGGTGTTTTACACCTGGTGGGGACGGTCAGAGAAGCACAAGGAGGAGAAGCTCTCTGAGCGGATG GCGGTTCTGCATGACGAGCAGCGCTGCGCGCGGGGAGCCTGGCTGCGGTGGAGAGGACGCgtgcagcagcagatcagagaggcagagaaacaggaagctTCGCGCCGTCTGCACACTCACAGGCTTCTGCACAACACGCTGGTGCAGTGGAGGAACCACAGCTCTGAGATCAGAGACAGGTGGCGACGATCTGAG TTTGTTCAGAAGCGGCGAATGAAGAAAAGCAGACTGAAGGAGATTCGAGACTACTATGAAGCTAAACTTCTCAAACAAAGCTTCCTGGCCTTGGAG AATCACCGCTTTGAGATGTCTCTGATGTGTGAACGTGCAAAGGAGCTTCAACAGCAGCGAACGCAGATTTTCCTCAG GAAATCTCTAACAGCATGGAGGgagaaagcagagctgctggcTGAGGTTCGACTCGCAGAGCAACAAGCCCAGGGGCATTTCCAACAATCCGTTCGGCAGAAG GTTTTTCATGCTTGGAGAGAAGTAACGAGACGTGCACTGTTGAAGCGCCACCAGCAGAGGGAGTTGCTCAGGCAGGCTCAGAAAACACTCAATGAAG ctcgGCTGCGGCTGATTTTCAGACAGTGGAGGGAACGAACCACAGAGGCTCGGACGCTGAGGATGAACATGGAAAAGGCCAGAAGGCATCACAACTCCAAGCTGCTCTCTACAACCCTGAATGCATGGAGCAATTATCACTGCCAGCAACAGAGAGTCAAG GTCATGAAAAGACAAGGACTCCTGTTGCTGAGGTTTAAGATGTACCAGAAGTTCTTTGAGCGATGGAAAACAAAg CTGCAGCACAGATGCAGGGAGGCTAACCAGACGGAGCGAGCTCTCTGGCACTGGTCTCTCACCCTTCAGGCCAAG GTGTTGCAGGGATGGAGGCTCTGGGTGACAGAGCAGCGCAGCAAGCGGGAGCACGCAGCCAGAGCGGCGCAGGTATACAGAGACCAGCTGCTGAGGGAGGGCGTGACGTACATCCTCACGTACGCCGCGCACATGAACGACCTGACAGCGAGTCTGACGCAGCTCAGCCAGGAACAG AGATCGCAGCGCCTGCAGAGAGTCGTGAGGCGCTGCGCCATGCGGTGGAAGCGGCGGGCGTTGGGCAAATCACAAAAGGAGCAAGAAGTCAGAGCGCAGCCACAGAAGAAGAGTGTGACCTTCTGCTTGCCAGGTCCTGGCGACGGTTCCACGCCTCActcagcagagcaggaagctgAAGCACTTGGCGGCCC CACTGAAGCAGCACTGAAACCGAGTCAGACAGGCTTCATATCTGGAGCTGAGTCGCCTCTGGAGAGCAGAACTCAAGATCTTCTTCTGCCACCGTCAGCCTTCATGACCTCAAAGATGCAGGAATCT ttGGACAGTTCAGGTCTCAGAGAAAATCCATTTGTTTCCCTTCGTGAGTTTGAGACTTGCTCTACACACCTCCCAGCAGGTTTTCAAG ATCCCAATTTGAAAAATTCTCCTGAAAAAGAAGCATCGGTTCTGATGAGGGAGCTTCTCAGCGTTCGCACGGACATGAAGAACTTCCAGCAGAGCAAGAAGCAACTTcg GGCATGGTGCAAGCTGAGAGACGTGTTGCAGAGTTGGCTGCAGACGAGTGCAGAGGATGAACAAGTGGAAAAAAGCGCAGTTTGTGAGGAGCTGAAGGAG CTGGAGAAGCGCATTCAGCAACTGTCCACGGAGCTGGAAAAGCAGAAACCTACCATCCTGCTTCATGTGGAGAGGATCCAACATTTGCAGACTGTCGTCAGTACCGCAGGAGTTTATCCTCtctgttaa